The Candidatus Poribacteria bacterium genome includes a region encoding these proteins:
- a CDS encoding class IV adenylate cyclase, which translates to MATNLEFKAQCQSLESLYPRLADLNATHRETVHQVDTYFYVTGGEDSSISEAYEPRLKLREIDEATEAWLIYYERPNHEASRYSQYQLCEIADPETLKTLLTAALGVKTIVKKQRELWMFNHTRIHLDTVVDLGQFIELETVFQEQTEAEAINEHHHVKAILHLDTADPVAVSYSDLVMQKS; encoded by the coding sequence ATGGCAACAAATTTAGAATTTAAAGCGCAGTGTCAGTCGCTTGAGAGCCTCTATCCGAGACTTGCAGACTTAAACGCGACACATCGTGAAACCGTCCATCAAGTTGATACGTATTTTTATGTAACGGGGGGAGAAGATTCTTCAATATCAGAAGCCTATGAACCGCGACTCAAATTGCGCGAGATTGATGAGGCGACCGAGGCTTGGCTCATCTATTATGAGCGTCCGAATCATGAAGCGTCGCGTTACAGTCAGTATCAACTCTGTGAAATTGCCGATCCTGAGACCCTCAAAACACTGCTAACTGCCGCGCTGGGTGTCAAGACAATTGTCAAGAAACAGCGAGAACTCTGGATGTTCAATCATACTCGCATCCACCTTGATACGGTTGTGGATTTAGGGCAATTCATCGAATTAGAAACGGTGTTTCAGGAACAAACAGAAGCCGAAGCGATAAATGAACATCACCACGTTAAAGCCATACTTCATTTAGATACTGCCGATCCGGTTGCTGTCTCCTACAGCGACCTCGTTATGCAAAAATCATAA
- a CDS encoding O-antigen ligase family protein, with translation MSGLKLPFFAQITSLKDSRWTSAEIFNAAIYIGFLIFVLALPFGYSTAFLNIGLSFVLLGWVGRMVSEWKLGWQRTSLDIPIALFLGLALIASLLAPHPATSSLGYFWKHLRAVLLFYAVIHSHLGIRWRHVVIVFIAAAGISSTLGLWYYANDNRLAIDFMGRIGLQFQEELDAGEAPNLQISDDLRAELRECNVPLSQTALFVASKQSGEWRIDDPARERRYVVRKNEAHLMVYMIEQRLTGTFKMPNDLGAYLALSLPFVIGYFIASWRKYPEQRIPLWGTLVLGVVVIMMSANLVLTLTRAAWVSVTVATVCLGVYLIVRALRKLGPVDSLWKRVLLGFTIIALLLSASLFVMPQHIKARFQTMIEHPVGFMGERPQWWQTSLELIRKYPLTGIGLGRFRYEYQRNGPPEQYNIPYHAHNIYLHIAVEHGIPSLLMFLWMVVIICQQVFTMRQANGFWGTGTFIGASGFLISALVYGLADNILHQRTVLLFWFIIGIIFYIQLPKDEKHEEILETN, from the coding sequence ATGTCAGGATTGAAACTTCCGTTTTTTGCACAGATTACAAGCCTAAAAGATTCACGATGGACATCGGCAGAAATCTTTAACGCTGCTATTTACATCGGATTCCTGATTTTTGTGCTTGCCCTGCCGTTCGGCTACTCGACAGCATTCCTCAACATCGGGCTTTCATTTGTGCTATTGGGATGGGTGGGACGAATGGTTTCAGAATGGAAACTCGGTTGGCAGCGTACATCGCTTGATATTCCAATTGCGTTGTTTCTGGGATTGGCGTTGATCGCCTCCCTCCTCGCACCACACCCTGCCACCAGTAGCCTCGGTTATTTTTGGAAACACCTCCGAGCGGTTCTGCTCTTTTATGCCGTTATTCACAGCCACTTGGGTATCCGATGGCGACATGTCGTTATCGTTTTTATCGCTGCGGCTGGAATCTCTTCCACGCTCGGACTCTGGTATTACGCAAACGATAATCGCTTAGCGATTGATTTTATGGGACGGATTGGGTTACAATTTCAGGAGGAACTTGATGCTGGCGAAGCCCCAAATTTACAAATATCTGATGACTTACGCGCCGAATTGCGAGAATGCAACGTACCGCTCTCCCAAACTGCATTGTTTGTGGCTTCAAAGCAATCAGGCGAATGGAGGATTGATGATCCAGCGCGAGAGAGACGTTACGTGGTCCGCAAGAATGAAGCGCACCTTATGGTGTACATGATCGAACAACGGCTCACTGGAACCTTCAAGATGCCAAACGACTTAGGCGCATACCTTGCCCTCAGCCTCCCATTTGTGATAGGCTACTTTATAGCAAGTTGGCGGAAATATCCAGAACAGCGGATTCCACTATGGGGAACTTTAGTACTTGGGGTCGTCGTAATTATGATGAGCGCGAATCTCGTATTGACCCTCACACGTGCCGCTTGGGTAAGCGTCACCGTCGCCACCGTTTGTCTCGGCGTTTATCTCATCGTAAGGGCACTACGGAAACTTGGACCGGTAGACAGCCTGTGGAAGCGTGTCTTGTTAGGGTTCACTATAATTGCTCTGCTTCTCAGTGCCTCGTTATTCGTCATGCCGCAGCATATTAAGGCTCGTTTCCAGACGATGATTGAACATCCAGTGGGATTCATGGGAGAACGTCCGCAGTGGTGGCAAACCTCACTGGAACTCATTCGGAAATACCCACTCACCGGCATCGGATTGGGTAGATTTCGCTATGAGTATCAACGCAATGGACCGCCTGAGCAATATAATATCCCTTACCACGCGCATAACATCTATTTGCACATCGCTGTTGAGCACGGTATCCCTTCGCTTCTGATGTTTTTATGGATGGTGGTAATTATCTGTCAACAGGTTTTTACTATGCGACAGGCAAATGGGTTTTGGGGGACAGGAACCTTCATCGGGGCAAGTGGATTTCTCATCTCCGCACTCGTTTATGGACTCGCAGACAACATTCTACACCAACGCACAGTATTGCTCTTCTGGTTTATTATTGGAATAATCTTTTATATACAATTGCCTAAGGACGAAAAACATGAAGAAATCCTTGAAACCAATTGA
- a CDS encoding SpoIIE family protein phosphatase, producing the protein MLAEEDKLQFLKKTELFAELPPAELKAVCHITSEVAYPADSTLFEEGDEGDSLYLLVDGEVSIIKAGTEVLFFDEKGYCLGEIALIDNKPRSATVKTVKPTQFLRITRHDFYNAMAREPRIGSGMFRVLNDKIRRDLEIQMSAIRKEIAQEESMRLAAEVQKSLLPDKEIAHPCVRSAGYCRPANTVGGDYYDYLELSDNSVAIFLGDVMGHGYHSAMVAAMTKSCLQTQIRFDASVPEVMKAITRVTEEDAQAFIYMTCCYLIIHPDNRLEFANAGHPQMLLYRAEQNSTNDENGNLLELESAFLPVGISMSETPTQYYSTEIEWHPGDLLVLYSDGITEAFNPNAEMYGFERFKALISQKRHLSPEEIKTEILSDLQAHQQDESANDDITLVVAKFL; encoded by the coding sequence ATGTTAGCAGAAGAAGATAAGTTACAATTTTTAAAAAAGACGGAACTCTTTGCAGAACTCCCACCAGCCGAATTAAAAGCGGTCTGTCACATTACGAGCGAAGTTGCGTATCCCGCCGATTCAACGCTATTTGAGGAGGGGGACGAAGGCGATTCTCTCTATCTGTTGGTGGATGGTGAAGTCAGCATTATCAAGGCTGGGACAGAGGTGTTGTTCTTTGATGAGAAAGGTTACTGCCTCGGCGAAATCGCCTTGATTGACAACAAACCGCGAAGTGCCACAGTAAAAACGGTGAAACCTACGCAATTCCTGAGAATCACCAGACACGACTTTTACAACGCTATGGCGCGAGAACCGCGGATTGGTAGTGGGATGTTTCGGGTTTTGAACGATAAAATCCGACGCGACCTTGAAATTCAGATGAGTGCCATCCGCAAAGAGATTGCACAGGAAGAATCAATGCGGCTCGCCGCTGAAGTCCAAAAGTCTCTCCTACCAGACAAAGAAATCGCACACCCTTGTGTTCGTTCCGCCGGATATTGCCGACCAGCGAACACCGTCGGCGGCGATTATTACGACTATCTGGAACTCTCCGACAACAGTGTTGCAATCTTCCTCGGTGACGTTATGGGGCACGGTTATCATTCAGCAATGGTCGCAGCGATGACCAAAAGTTGTTTGCAAACGCAGATCCGCTTTGACGCTTCTGTACCGGAAGTTATGAAAGCCATTACTCGAGTCACAGAAGAGGATGCGCAAGCCTTTATCTACATGACCTGCTGTTATCTGATCATTCACCCGGACAATCGGTTGGAATTCGCCAATGCCGGTCACCCACAGATGCTTCTCTATCGCGCGGAGCAGAACAGCACTAACGATGAAAATGGCAACCTACTTGAGTTAGAATCTGCGTTTCTACCCGTCGGTATCTCAATGTCCGAGACACCAACACAATATTACAGCACCGAGATCGAATGGCATCCGGGTGATTTGCTTGTCCTTTATTCAGACGGCATTACCGAAGCGTTCAATCCTAACGCCGAAATGTACGGATTTGAACGTTTCAAAGCACTCATCTCACAAAAACGCCATTTGTCACCCGAAGAAATAAAAACGGAGATTCTATCTGACCTTCAAGCACACCAGCAAGACGAGAGTGCCAATGATGACATTACGTTGGTCGTGGCGAAATTCCTATAG
- a CDS encoding AMP-binding protein, with product MPITDFFRGKVLFITGGTAFLGQPMVAKILTTLPDVEKIYLLIRSRTDTAGKHASAQERLENELLTSDVFASLRRLHGANFDAWAKQKLAAVEGELTDERLGFNDLEYQQLQDEVEVCINIAGLVQFDPPFDDSLWGNALAARHVINFAKGCRDAVFLHVSTAYVCGDNPGRVPEELPLPYPEYAAQHREKTGMAIPETLSEEIEGLLSLSTAIRAEADSPENLARFQQEAEQERRGAGSRKKLEAHVEELKVEWLENRLVEEGLRHARSRGWNDTYTYMKFLAEQVVMELRGELPTAIVRPSIIESSFDEPEPGWLGGFRMSEPLIVGFGKGRLPDFPADPDIVLDIVPVDFVVNAMLAAAEATARRGGIEVYHVATGTQNPLYFRDIFEATYEYFTEYPMLEDGKPIPVPIWKYPSLEEFQRKLDSRMRLADLAIWTLGKLPIRAAKRKRRQLALKQSGIKTLLHYIRIYAPYTRTNFEFETEKTRGLYDALSPTEQQRFNFDVSRIHWKRYFQEIHIPGIKRHVLKIEESGAADDMEESSSTKPRKTGSQDESEESAASPEWINPKTIVDLIKIQASRIPDRIALQMANEDGWEEYTYSETYTLSRQVAWQLWQSGLRKDDRVVLVSENQPEWCIVYLAAVQIGAAVVPLDAQTPAHEISAIAEFTTAKSILASESVLEKFGAALSTSEVLLQNINKNCEIVGADRTAEDASTTDIPTDFPNVEVSPDTVASIIFTMGTTVEAKGAMLTHGGFISNVQAVAKALPPTDTERILSALPLYHALSFSCSLLMALYSGTTAIYVNALRPTTLLKTMREAKTTAFIGVPRLFQMLQGTIERQATREDTPGETLAEKAQTVMGGQIRVLVSGGASLSDAIYDGFQKFGMTLYQGYGMTETAPVLSVNPYLKSKRGSVGPAVEGVELKIESPDGEGIGEIIAKGPSTMQGYHRNPDATEKAIRDGWLYTGDLGYMDADGYLYLTGHCKDIIVPASGKNIYPVELEALYGDNPAISEICVVGIPYEDGSDTAVHAVIVPAMSDETTKTEIQNHLQARAKQLPSYQQFHKSHLWDNPLPKGADGTIDRQSLRCSLEAHIKNMADLQEASETDVEGATPREDIPEEILSTLARLARMPAHQIQPESRLDTDLGLDSLTRLDLLLILESRLGGTIPDALLANLETVGDVVKLIETFPTRAAAETEGFHEDKKPELRQVPRWYARAFRSVITGIYRRYFSLKCYGLEHIPQGKPYIIMPNHTSHLDTLTVISALGTKAYQLWTLAARDYWFATRLQGWFAQTCLNALPIEREGNFAEFLQDLRAANEVMVQNNGLLIFPEGTRSLDGELQPFKQGVLSLLIYGPDVPVIPAYIEGTYHALPKGRNLPKKHPVRIVFGEPLTFPRERCESQIDPDRYQEFLELAQNRVAELGATLRGQENA from the coding sequence ATGCCAATAACTGATTTTTTTCGGGGGAAAGTTCTGTTCATTACCGGCGGTACCGCATTTTTGGGGCAACCGATGGTGGCGAAAATTTTGACCACACTTCCCGATGTTGAAAAAATTTATCTGCTCATCCGAAGCCGTACGGATACTGCTGGGAAACACGCTTCTGCTCAGGAACGCTTAGAAAATGAACTTCTCACCTCAGACGTTTTCGCCTCCCTCCGGCGTTTGCATGGTGCAAATTTTGATGCATGGGCGAAGCAGAAACTGGCTGCTGTCGAGGGTGAACTCACTGATGAACGCCTCGGATTCAATGATCTTGAGTATCAACAACTTCAGGACGAAGTCGAGGTCTGTATTAACATCGCTGGACTCGTGCAATTTGATCCACCTTTTGATGATTCTCTGTGGGGAAATGCGCTCGCTGCCAGACACGTCATCAATTTCGCAAAAGGCTGTCGGGATGCCGTGTTTCTCCATGTTTCGACAGCATACGTATGTGGTGACAATCCGGGGCGAGTTCCCGAAGAACTGCCGCTGCCATACCCAGAGTACGCGGCACAACATCGGGAAAAGACCGGAATGGCTATTCCAGAGACGCTCTCCGAGGAAATCGAGGGGCTGCTTTCTTTGAGTACTGCGATCCGTGCTGAAGCCGATTCACCCGAAAATCTGGCGCGCTTTCAGCAGGAAGCAGAACAGGAAAGAAGAGGCGCGGGATCGCGTAAAAAACTTGAGGCGCACGTTGAAGAATTGAAGGTAGAATGGCTTGAGAATCGTTTGGTCGAAGAGGGGTTGAGGCATGCCCGTTCACGCGGGTGGAACGATACCTACACCTATATGAAATTCCTCGCCGAGCAGGTAGTTATGGAATTGCGGGGTGAGCTGCCAACGGCTATCGTACGCCCCTCAATTATTGAGAGCAGCTTTGATGAACCTGAACCCGGTTGGCTCGGTGGGTTTCGGATGTCCGAACCTCTGATTGTCGGTTTTGGCAAAGGACGGCTGCCCGATTTCCCTGCTGATCCAGACATAGTTCTCGATATTGTCCCCGTTGATTTTGTTGTGAACGCTATGCTGGCAGCTGCTGAGGCAACAGCAAGACGCGGTGGTATTGAGGTATATCACGTGGCGACGGGAACACAGAATCCTCTCTATTTTCGGGATATTTTTGAGGCGACCTACGAGTATTTCACTGAATACCCGATGTTGGAAGATGGGAAGCCGATCCCTGTACCGATCTGGAAATATCCGAGTTTAGAGGAGTTTCAACGGAAATTAGATAGCCGGATGCGTTTGGCGGATCTTGCCATTTGGACGCTTGGTAAACTCCCAATACGCGCTGCGAAGCGGAAACGTCGTCAGCTTGCCCTTAAACAGAGCGGCATCAAGACACTCCTGCATTACATCAGAATCTATGCCCCTTACACGCGGACCAACTTTGAATTTGAAACGGAAAAGACGCGCGGGCTTTACGACGCACTTTCACCGACAGAACAGCAACGTTTTAACTTCGATGTCTCAAGGATCCATTGGAAGCGGTATTTTCAAGAGATTCACATTCCCGGTATCAAACGGCATGTGTTGAAAATTGAGGAGAGCGGCGCAGCGGACGATATGGAGGAGTCTTCCTCTACAAAACCGAGGAAGACGGGTTCGCAAGATGAATCGGAGGAGTCTGCTGCGTCCCCTGAATGGATCAACCCAAAAACAATCGTAGATCTGATTAAGATACAGGCATCTCGCATTCCAGATAGAATTGCACTGCAGATGGCAAACGAGGACGGGTGGGAAGAATACACATACTCGGAGACCTATACGTTGTCGCGTCAAGTCGCTTGGCAGCTATGGCAGAGCGGTTTGCGCAAGGATGACCGGGTGGTCCTTGTCTCTGAAAATCAGCCTGAATGGTGTATTGTCTACCTCGCCGCTGTCCAGATTGGTGCTGCTGTCGTGCCTCTTGACGCGCAAACACCTGCCCACGAAATTTCAGCAATCGCTGAGTTTACCACTGCGAAATCAATTTTAGCGTCTGAAAGCGTATTAGAAAAATTCGGCGCGGCGTTATCAACCTCGGAAGTCCTTCTACAGAACATCAATAAGAACTGCGAGATTGTGGGTGCTGACCGGACAGCGGAGGATGCCTCAACCACCGATATTCCAACCGATTTCCCGAATGTAGAGGTTTCACCAGACACAGTCGCATCAATTATCTTCACTATGGGTACGACTGTGGAGGCAAAAGGGGCGATGCTCACACACGGTGGTTTTATATCCAACGTACAAGCAGTAGCGAAAGCACTCCCACCAACAGACACAGAGCGAATTCTGTCAGCACTCCCGTTGTATCACGCCTTGAGTTTCTCATGCAGTCTGTTGATGGCACTTTACAGTGGTACAACAGCAATTTATGTCAATGCGCTCCGCCCTACAACACTTTTAAAGACAATGCGTGAGGCAAAGACGACAGCATTTATCGGTGTTCCGCGCCTTTTTCAGATGCTCCAAGGCACGATTGAACGGCAAGCGACGAGAGAAGACACACCGGGTGAGACATTGGCGGAAAAAGCACAGACTGTCATGGGTGGGCAAATTCGTGTCCTTGTGAGCGGTGGTGCCTCGCTCTCCGACGCGATTTACGACGGATTTCAAAAGTTTGGAATGACGCTTTACCAAGGCTATGGAATGACAGAAACGGCACCTGTGCTGAGTGTCAATCCGTATCTAAAAAGCAAACGCGGATCCGTGGGGCCAGCAGTGGAAGGTGTGGAACTTAAGATTGAAAGTCCGGACGGTGAGGGTATCGGCGAAATCATCGCTAAGGGACCGAGTACAATGCAAGGCTACCATCGGAACCCTGATGCCACAGAGAAGGCTATCCGCGATGGATGGCTCTATACAGGCGATTTAGGGTATATGGACGCGGATGGCTATCTCTATCTCACTGGGCATTGCAAGGACATTATTGTTCCTGCCTCTGGAAAGAATATCTATCCTGTCGAACTGGAAGCACTCTATGGGGATAACCCGGCTATCTCCGAAATATGTGTCGTAGGTATTCCATACGAAGATGGGTCGGATACGGCTGTCCACGCTGTAATTGTGCCGGCAATGTCTGATGAAACAACAAAGACGGAGATTCAAAACCACCTCCAAGCACGGGCGAAGCAGTTGCCGAGTTACCAGCAATTTCACAAATCTCATTTATGGGACAACCCGCTACCGAAGGGTGCGGATGGCACGATAGATCGCCAAAGTCTAAGATGCAGCTTGGAGGCGCATATTAAAAATATGGCAGACCTTCAGGAGGCTTCAGAAACGGATGTAGAAGGGGCAACACCGAGAGAAGATATACCGGAAGAGATCCTCTCTACCCTCGCGCGGTTAGCGCGCATGCCCGCACACCAAATTCAGCCGGAAAGTCGTTTGGATACCGATCTGGGACTTGACTCCCTCACGCGACTTGACCTGTTGTTAATTCTTGAATCCAGACTCGGTGGAACAATTCCAGATGCACTTCTCGCCAATTTGGAGACTGTTGGCGATGTCGTTAAGTTAATTGAGACCTTTCCCACAAGAGCTGCGGCGGAAACAGAGGGTTTTCATGAAGACAAGAAACCGGAACTTAGACAGGTGCCGCGATGGTACGCACGCGCCTTCCGTTCCGTGATCACTGGTATCTATAGGCGTTATTTTTCGTTGAAGTGTTATGGGCTTGAGCATATCCCGCAAGGCAAACCTTATATCATTATGCCAAATCACACCAGTCATCTTGATACACTGACGGTGATTTCTGCGCTCGGAACGAAGGCGTATCAACTTTGGACGCTCGCCGCGCGGGATTATTGGTTTGCTACCCGTCTCCAAGGTTGGTTTGCTCAAACGTGCCTCAACGCACTTCCGATAGAGCGGGAAGGCAATTTCGCCGAATTCCTACAAGACCTCCGGGCAGCGAATGAAGTGATGGTGCAAAATAACGGCTTACTGATCTTTCCTGAGGGGACACGCTCGCTTGATGGTGAACTTCAGCCTTTCAAACAAGGGGTGCTTAGTTTGCTTATCTACGGTCCCGATGTTCCGGTTATACCGGCTTATATTGAAGGCACCTATCACGCGTTGCCGAAAGGGCGGAACTTGCCCAAGAAACACCCCGTTCGCATCGTTTTTGGGGAGCCGCTTACTTTTCCACGCGAGCGTTGCGAAAGCCAAATTGACCCCGATAGATACCAAGAATTTTTAGAATTGGCACAAAACCGCGTCGCCGAACTTGGGGCAACGCTGAGAGGACAGGAAAACGCTTAG